The nucleotide sequence AATCCGCGATCTTGTGGCAGATCCGCGACATCCGCGATTACCTCACGGGTTGGGATCCGGGGGGGAAGACGGAATTCGAATGGCTGGATCGCGCGATCTATGAACTGATGGAAGAATGGAAACGGGCCATTTCGCATCCGCAGGATGTTAAGCTGGCGATGGATCTTGAGCGGCTGCACGACGAGGTCAGCGACCTTGCCCAGAGGGCTTTCACCTTATACGAAATGCAGCGGAAGGAGGAGGCGATTCAACTCGTTCGCGGGGAGCTCGACGGCCGTCTCCTTCCGGACATCGAAAAGAAAATGACGCTGATCTACCGAACCGCCAGGGCCCATCATGTCAAGAACGCCTTTCAGCGGCTCGAGGACATCGAGCACTCCACGCGGATGATCCTGATTTTGACCGTGGTTTCCTTCATAGTGTTCGGAGTCCTCTTCTCCCTGCTGATCTCCCGCAACCTCGCCCGACCCGTGGAGGAACTCAAGCGGGCGATGGATATCGTGGGTGGGGGACGCCTGGACCATACGATCGCGGTGCGATCTAGAGACGAGATCGGCGAGCTCGCCCGCTCCTTTACCACCATGACGCAGAAGCTGAAAGAAACCCAAGACCAGTTGATCCAATCGGAGAAGCTGGCCTCCCTAGGACAGATGGCGGCGGCGGTCGCCCACGGGTTGAGAAATCCCCTGGCGAGCATCCGGGCAGCGACCCAACTTAGCTTTCGTCGCGTGCCTCGGGAAGATCCGATGCGTGAGCAGCTCGGATCGGTCATTGGCGAAGTCGACCGCCTGGAGAAACGCATCACACACCTCCTCGATTTCACCAAGCCATCACCGTACCGTCCAGTTGCCGAGAAGCCAGAGAGGTTGTTCCAGGACGTCTTGCCCACCTTCTCAGAGAAGTTCACGCAGCAGGAGATCCGGCTCCGGGTCGAGTATGCTGGGGATCTCCCAGAGGTCTGGGTCGATCCCTTCCAGATCGAGCTGGCATTGCTCGAAGTCATCTCCAACGCCGTAGAAGCGATGCCCAAAGGAGGCATGCTCACCATCTCCGCTTGCCCTCGTGAGCAGGGAGGCCCAACTAGCGGGAGTGCTCATGTCGAAATCGTCATCGCGGACACGGGTGAGGGAGTTGCTGAGGACAACTTGTCCCGCGTCTGCGAGCCCTTCTTTACGACGAAGGCGGACGGAACGGGCTTGGGGTTAGCCATCGCAAAGCGATTAGTGGAGCAGAGCGGAGGAACCCTCACCGTTTCTAGCCACGAGAATGCCGGGACATCTGTACGGATTACCCTGCCCATCGTCTCGGATGATGAGGCGCCTCGAGAGTAGCTATGGGATACTTCACCGTGCTCATCGTTGACGACGAAAGGACCCTGGCCAGATCGATCAAGCTCTTTCTGCGTGACCAGGGGTACGAGGCCGAGGTGGCCGAGGATGGGGAAGCCGCCCTGAAGCTGCTCCCGGAGATCCGTCCCGACCTGGTCTTCTTGGACGTCCGGCTCCCCAAAGTGAGTGGCATCGAGCTGTTTAAAAAGATCCGGGAATTCGATTCACGCATCTGCGTCGTCTTGATGACCGCGTATGGCTCCATCGAAGGGGCTGTCGAGGCCATGAAACTTGGTGCGTTTGACTACTTGAAGAAGCCGATCGACTTGGACGAGCTCAAGATTCTGATAGAACGGGCCCACGGAGACCTCCGCCTCAGACAAGAAGTATCGTACTACCGCGAGCGAGAGGTGCGGAGTGCATCGTTCGAAGGCCTGATAGGAAAGTGTGAACCGATGCACCAGGTATTTCGACAACTGGAGCAAATTGCTTCGCTGGAGGGGGCTCCGACCATCCTCATCACCGGGGAGACGGGAACGGGGAAGGGGTTGGTGGCCAGGGCCATTCATGTCAACAGCCTCCGCTCTTCCGGGCCCTTCATCGATATCGACTGCACGGCGTTGCCGCCGACCCTGGTCGAGAGCGAGCTATTTGGTCATGAAAAGGGGGCGTTTACCGACGCGCGTGAGTCAAAGATGGGCCTCTTCGAGGCGGCCGAAGATGGAACCCTCTTCCTCGATGAAGTCGGCGATCTGGAGCTCTCCCTGCAGGGGAAGCTCCTCAGGACGATCGAGGAGCGAAAAATCCGGCGGATCGGGAGTGTGAAGGATCGAACGGTCGATGTGCGGATCATGGCGGCGACCAACAAGGACCTGGAAGCGGAATTGCTGAGTGGCGCCTTCCGCAAGGAGCTTTACTACCGCCTAGCCGTCTTGACGATCCACCTCCCCCCCTTACGAGACCGAGGGGAGGACATCCTGTTGCTGGCGAGGTACTTCCTCGAGAAATTCAGCACGAGGTACACCAAGCCGAGCGCCACCCTGAGTGAGGCAGCGGCGGTAGCCCTTTCCCAGTACACGTGGCCCGGGAATGTGCGGGAACTGAGGCATGTCATGGAGCGGGCCATCATTGGGAGCACAGGAGAGGCTATCCAGCTCAAGGACCTTTCGATCAGTGCTTCGCCGGCGAGGAAAGCAGTCCCCCTGGCCGATGAAGCAGATGTCGCCGCCCAATTCCCCGCTGAAGGAGTAAGCTTGCCCCAGTGGGAAAAGCGATTGATTGAAAGAGCCCTTCGATCTACCGGCGGAAATTCTAGTCAAGCAGCCCGCGTTCTTGGTATTACCAGGGATACCCTCCGCTCCCGGATGAGGAAGTACAAGATCCGAAAGCCCTCCTAGTACCGTTTCAACTTGATAAGTGGTTCGACAGGCTCACCACCCCGAGGAAGATCGAGGGGCCCAATTTGAGCAACCTGCCTTGTTGCAAGGGTCGTGATCGAGTGCAGCGAGAAAGTTGGCACAAATAGTTGGAACGGCACCAGGGTTGGGTCAAATGACCCATTGGGTTAAATAACCCAGCTCCTTAGCAACAATGTTCCCTTAAAATTCAAATAGTTAGGATAACATTGCTTTGGCACAAAGTATGCCTATGGATATGCGATAAGGCAGGCTGCAACTTGTGTTCACTGGACACATCCAAGAGCAACGATCTCCCGAAACTATCGATTATCGAAAGCGGCAAACACCACGGAGGGGGCTTACATGAAGATTGGTGTCTACGCAACGGGATCCGGGACGTCGAATCACACGGATCTCTTGAAGCAGATTGAGTACGCGGACGAGACGGGTTTCAATTCCGCCTGGCTCCGGGAGCGGCACTTTCATCCTGATCACCAGGGGCGGAACTTCTTTACTTCACCGCTCGTGGCTGCCTCATATGTCGCCGCCCGCACCAAGCATATCCGGATCGGCATCGCCTCGCGGATCCTTCCCCTGGACCACCCCATCCACATTGCGGAGGACGGTGCGACTGTCGATGTGATCAGCAATGGGCGGTTGGATCTGGGGATCGCCCGGGTGGGTGAAAACGAGCTCTACGAGCTCACCTTCGGGGTGACGACGGAAGAGGCGCGAGGCCGGTTCGAGGAGTGCGTGGAGATCCTCATCAAGGCCTGGACTTTGCCGCAGTTCTCGTACGACGGCACATATTACAGCATTCCCGACGTTTCGGTATATCCCAAGCCGGTGCAGAAACCGCATCCCCCGATCTACCTCGTCGGCATCAGCGGCGAAACCTTCAAATTTGGGGCGAAGCGCGGCTTTCCCCTCATCCTGGCGGGCGCGCAGCCGGTCTCGATCGTGAAGCGGACCCAAGAGGAGTATTACAGGCTCCTCTCGGATCACGGGTTTCCCGCGCGCGAGATCGAGCTTCCGGTGAATCGGTTTCTGTACGTCGCCGAGTCGAACCAGCAGGCGATCGATGAAACCCGGGACGCTCTGAACGCCTTTATCCATCGGGGTGCAACGGCCATCCGGGACTATCTGTTCCGTGCGCAGGAGGAGATCACGCCCGAGTGGCTCTATGAGGAGGTCTGCATCTTTGGCGATCCGGACACCTGCATCAAGAAGATCAATGCGCTCAAGCAAGAGCTCGATCTCCGGCATATCATTTGTACCTTCAACTATTACACGATCGATCACGAACGGTGCCAGAAGTCGATGGAACGTTTTGTGAAGTACGTTATGCCCCACATTAGATAAAGCAACTGTTCCCCTTTTGGAGAGGGTGAGGGGATCCGGCAGCGCGGAAGAAACCAGGGGAAAGGGGTGACGTCGATGCGGTTTGGCTGGTTCATCATGGGAACCGAGTCTGGGACGTATCAAGACATCTTGGAACAGGTCCAGCTCGCCGAGGAGCTCGGTTTCGACGGGGTCTG is from Candidatus Methylomirabilota bacterium and encodes:
- a CDS encoding ATP-binding protein, whose translation is MTLRQKLLAAFSIMVLPLLVIGGLTWWTVREENVALEQLQIGMGKAQIFSELESAILWQIRDIRDYLTGWDPGGKTEFEWLDRAIYELMEEWKRAISHPQDVKLAMDLERLHDEVSDLAQRAFTLYEMQRKEEAIQLVRGELDGRLLPDIEKKMTLIYRTARAHHVKNAFQRLEDIEHSTRMILILTVVSFIVFGVLFSLLISRNLARPVEELKRAMDIVGGGRLDHTIAVRSRDEIGELARSFTTMTQKLKETQDQLIQSEKLASLGQMAAAVAHGLRNPLASIRAATQLSFRRVPREDPMREQLGSVIGEVDRLEKRITHLLDFTKPSPYRPVAEKPERLFQDVLPTFSEKFTQQEIRLRVEYAGDLPEVWVDPFQIELALLEVISNAVEAMPKGGMLTISACPREQGGPTSGSAHVEIVIADTGEGVAEDNLSRVCEPFFTTKADGTGLGLAIAKRLVEQSGGTLTVSSHENAGTSVRITLPIVSDDEAPRE
- a CDS encoding sigma-54 dependent transcriptional regulator, producing MGYFTVLIVDDERTLARSIKLFLRDQGYEAEVAEDGEAALKLLPEIRPDLVFLDVRLPKVSGIELFKKIREFDSRICVVLMTAYGSIEGAVEAMKLGAFDYLKKPIDLDELKILIERAHGDLRLRQEVSYYREREVRSASFEGLIGKCEPMHQVFRQLEQIASLEGAPTILITGETGTGKGLVARAIHVNSLRSSGPFIDIDCTALPPTLVESELFGHEKGAFTDARESKMGLFEAAEDGTLFLDEVGDLELSLQGKLLRTIEERKIRRIGSVKDRTVDVRIMAATNKDLEAELLSGAFRKELYYRLAVLTIHLPPLRDRGEDILLLARYFLEKFSTRYTKPSATLSEAAAVALSQYTWPGNVRELRHVMERAIIGSTGEAIQLKDLSISASPARKAVPLADEADVAAQFPAEGVSLPQWEKRLIERALRSTGGNSSQAARVLGITRDTLRSRMRKYKIRKPS
- a CDS encoding LLM class flavin-dependent oxidoreductase, whose product is MKIGVYATGSGTSNHTDLLKQIEYADETGFNSAWLRERHFHPDHQGRNFFTSPLVAASYVAARTKHIRIGIASRILPLDHPIHIAEDGATVDVISNGRLDLGIARVGENELYELTFGVTTEEARGRFEECVEILIKAWTLPQFSYDGTYYSIPDVSVYPKPVQKPHPPIYLVGISGETFKFGAKRGFPLILAGAQPVSIVKRTQEEYYRLLSDHGFPAREIELPVNRFLYVAESNQQAIDETRDALNAFIHRGATAIRDYLFRAQEEITPEWLYEEVCIFGDPDTCIKKINALKQELDLRHIICTFNYYTIDHERCQKSMERFVKYVMPHIR